The Marivirga tractuosa DSM 4126 genome contains the following window.
CTTTTAGCGGTGTAATCACAGAAGTGAATATTAGCAAAGGCATGCTGGTTGAGCCTAGTCAAAGCCTGTTTGAATTGGTGAATTTGGATGAAATGCATTTGGAATTTAATGTGTTTCCGAAAGATGTAGATCAACTAAAAGAAGGACAAAGAGTAAGCTTTAAACTTCCTGAAGGGAAAATTTGGTATGAAAGCACGCTCCATTTCATTAATAAAAAAGTGAGTGATAATAGTGTTTTGGCTCATGCGGATTTACCCAAAACTGTAAATCTTCCTTTAGGCGCACAATTGGAAGTTCAGGTCCATATAAAAACAGATAGCTTATTACTAATGCCAAAAAAGGGAATCCTAAAGCAAGGAGACCAAATTTTTATTTTTGAGGAAATATCTAAAGGCAACTATAAAAAAATGGAAGTAAAATCTTTAGATGAAAATGAGAATTTTCTTGGGATTAATCCTGAAGATTTGGATCAAAGTAAAAAGTATGTGGTGGATGGTGCTTATTATTTGAATGAATGAATATTTAAAAAAGACCAGTATGATTTTTAACCCAAGAATTGAACTTAATTTTTGGGTTAAAAATTCTACTTTATTTATTGAGAATCTCTTGTAGTTTTCCCAAGTCAGGGATTAACAATAGAGAATAACTTCCGCCTGCCTCCGGCTGGTGGAAACTACTGACGCCTCAGGCGGTTTTTAGCTATGAAATACCTCCTTTTGCTCCTAATGCAAGCTGTTCTATTCCGTGCCAGAGGCACAAAGTAAGCATCACCAGCAAGATGCTGGCGATAGATTTATAGAGTTTAAAGCAAATTTATAAACTTCCGTCAGCCTTTGCCTAGTGGAAACTATTCTCCTTCTGGGGAATAGTATCAAAAACTTATTTTTGATTATTAAGCGGATGCAAAAAAGTCCAAGCCACTATCCTACTCGTTTTATTTCCATGATTCATTTCAATGGTTTCAATCTCTTTAGCACCAGCCTGTTTAATAGCATCGTAAATCCGTTTTAGATTAGAGGATTTGGAAACCAAAGTGGTAAACCAGCGCACAGAATGAGAATGGTATTTACTCTGCACAGCCATATTGGTAATGAATTTTAACTCTCCTCCTTCTGTCCACAATTCGTTGCTTTTTCCCCCGAAGTTTAGGGTTGGCTTCTTGTCTTTTCTAAATTTCTTAAGATTTTTCAGCTTCCTTGTGGTTCCTTTTTCTGCTTCTTCGGCTGAGCTATGAAAAGGCGGATTGCAAATACTCACATCATAGTATTCATGCTTTTTGACAATGCCTTTAAATATATCTGAAGATTTGTACTGCTTTCTAATTTCAACTTTCCCTTCCAGCTTAGGATTCTCAGTAATGATTTTTTCTGCTGAAGCAGCCGCTTTAGGATCAATTTCTGAAGCTACAAAATTCCAACCAAATTGCTGTGAACCTAAAATCGGATAAATACAACTGGCTCCTGTTCCGATATCCAGGCATCTTATTAAGTCGCCTTTTACCTCCACTCCTTTCCTTTTTTTAGTTAGGAATTCATCTATTTGAAATAAGTAATCTGCCCTACCGGGAATAGGCGGACATAAATAGCCTTCCGGAATATCCCAATACTTTAAGTCATAATGCTGCAATAATAGTGCTTTATTCAATGCCTTCACCGCTTTTGGATCAGCAAAATCAATCGTCTGACTATCATATTGATTGGTAAAAACAAAAGCTTCTAATTCCGGAAGCGTTTTGGCTAAACTTTCCAGGTCATAGCGTTTATTAAAAGGACTATTGGGGTGCAAGCTGGACTTTTGTGGAGTGGGCATTTGTGATTGTTAATGAATTTATGACAAAGATAGGGTTAATTGTGGGCAGATTTAAAGTATAAGACTTTTAATGCTAAGTCTTTAATTTCCAAATAAAATATGCCAGAGACATAGAGTAATTAGCACTCGCGAGACGCGAGCGCTAGCTGAGATAAGGTAAGGGTAAAAAGTCGAGATTCTAGATTAAAATCAAAACAAGTGAAAATTGAATTATTCAACCTATTTAAAGAAAACATTATAATTTCTTTCCTAACACAATCATATGTTTACACTGGATTCCATTTTCAATAATAATTTCATCATAATTCCTAAGGAAAAAGTCCTTCTTAATACTTTCAATTTCAAAACCCTCTTTTTGATAAAGTGCAAGTTGTCCGATACTTGAATTCCCTGTTCCGATTATTAACTTTTTATTCCCTGATTTACGAATTATATCCTCTGCATATCTTAAAAGAAGCTTTCCAATACCTTTTCCTTGTTCAGATTCTTTAACTGCAATATTTTTTATTTCAGTAGTATTTGAATTAATGTTACCCAAAACTATCACTCCAACTATTTCAGATTTCACTTTAGCTATATAACAACTTCCTGATCGCAAATTAGAATTGATATGTACCTTTGAAGGGTCAGACAAGTATAGTAATTCCAAAACAGTTTCTGAAGGATTTACTACAAGTTCAATTTGTAGGTTCAAATTTTTCAATGATAATAATTTAACGGTATTTGTTAAGTACTAATAGTAAAAATAAGTATAAATAAAAAAAAGCATGGTTCTCACCGTGCTTTTCTTTTATCTTTAATCTAGGCTCTAGACTCTAGAATCTAATCCTACATATTCCTACGGTATTGGCCTCCGACCTCAAACATCGCATTGGTAATCTGACCTAATGAACAGAACTTAGTGGCTTCCATCAATTCCGCAAAAAGGTTTTCATTTTTGATGGCTGCTTTTTGCAATCTGTCTAAGCTTTCTTTGGCTTCTTTCTCAAATCTATCATTTAATAAATTAAGCGTTTCAATTTGATACTCTTTCTCCTCTTTAGTCGCTCTGATTACCTCACCTGGTGTAACTGTTGGCGAACCTTTAGAATTCAAGAAAGTGTTTACGCCAATAATTGGAAATTCACCAGTATGCTTCAGCATTTCGTAGTGCAAGCTTTCTTCCTGTATTTTTCCACGCTGATACATGGTTTCCATAGCGCCTAAAACTCCTCCACGTTCTGTAATTCTATCAAATTCAGTCAATACTGCTTCTTCTACTAAATCAGTCAATTCTTCGATTATAAAAGAACCTTGAATCGGATTTTCATTTTTCGCTAAACCTAGCTCTTTATTGATGATCAACTGTATCGCCATCGCCCTTCTCACTGAATTCTCAGTTGGAGTAGTAATCGCCTCATCATAAGCATTGGTATGCAAAGAGTTACAGTTATCATAAATCGCATACAATGCTTGCAAAGTAGTTCTGATATCGTTGAAATCAATTTCCTGTGCGTGCAATGAACGCCCTGAAGTCTGAATGTGATATTTCAACATCTGAGCACGAGAGTTCGCTCCATACTTTTGCTTTAGTGCTTTAGACCAGATTCTTCTGGCTACTCTACCAATCACTGCATATTCCGGATCAATTCCGTTTGAGAAGAAGAATGATAAGTTTGGACCAAATTTATTGATGTCCATTCCACGGCTTAAGTAGTATTCTACATAAGTAAATCCGTTCGCTAAGGTAAAGGCCAGCTGTGTAATTGGATTCGCTCCAGCCTCTGCGATGTGATAACCTGAAATAGAAACTGAATAGAAGTTACGAACCTGATTTTCAATGAAATATTCCTGAACATCTCCCATCAATCGCAAAGCAAATTCTGTAGAGAAAATACAAGTGTTCTGTGCCTGGTCTTCTTTTAGGATATCTGCTTGTACAGTACCACGGACAACCGCCATAGTCTCAAACTTGATTTTTTCATAGACATCCTTAGGCAATACCTGATCTCCAGTTACTCCCAAAAGCATCAATCCTAATCCATTATGACCTTCTGGCAAATCACCTCTATATTGTGGTCTATCCGCTCCTCTATCTTTGAAAATCTTGTCGATTTTCTTATTTACTTCGGTTTCTAAGCCATTTTCTTTAATGTATTTTTCACATTGCTGGTCAACCGCTGCATTCATGAAAAAGCCTAACAACATTGGAGCTGGGCCATTAATAGTCATGGAAACCGAAGTCATGGCATGCGCTAGATCGAAACCAGAATACAGTTTCTTCGCATCATCCAAACAGCAAATACTTACACCTGAATTACCGATTTTACCGTAAATATCCGGTCTGTAATCCGGATCATTACCATACAAGGTTACTGAATCAAATGCAGTGGATAAACGCTTAGCCGGCATATCCATACTCACATAGTGGAAACGCTTGTTGGTACGCTCTGGACCGCCTTCTCCAGCAAACATTCTTGTAGGATCTTCCCCCTCTCTTTTGAAAGGATAAATTCCAGCTGTATAAGGAAATTCGCCTGGAACGTTTTCCTGCAAATTCCATCTAAGCAAATCTCCCCAGCTTTTATATTTAGGAAGCGAAACTTTCGGAATCTGAGAGTGAGATAAAGATTCTGTATGCGTTTGAATCTTAATCTCTTTATCCCTCACTTTAAATGAATAAACGGGATCTTGATATTTTTGAACCTTATCTTTCCATTCCTCAATTAATAATTTATTCTTCGGATCAAAATTAAGCTCTTCATTGGCATAAGCTTCCTCTAGGCCTTTGATCAAGCGATCTTTATCCTCTATATCAGAGTCCTGTAAAGTCTCAATCGATTTTCTGTAACCGTAAAGCTTATCTGCTACTTCTGCTTGCTGCTCTACCCACTCATCATAACCTCTATTGTTTTCTGAAATTTCAGACAAATAGCGCGTTCTCTTTGGCGGGATAATGAAAACCTTTTCCGACATCTCATCGGTAATTTCAAAAGTAGATTTTAAATCTGCTCCTGACTTTTCGGCCACTTTTCCCATCAACTCCTTGTAGAGAGAATTCATTCCCGGATCGTTGAACTGGGAAGCAATAGTACCATAAACCGGCATATCATCAACTTTTGATTCCCACAATCCGTGGTTACGCTGATATTGCTTTTTCACATCTCTCAATGCATCTAAAGCACCTCGCTTATCAAATTTATTCAGAGCAATAATATCGGCAAAATCCAACATATCGATTTTCTCTAGCTGAGTAGCCGCACCATATTCAGGCGTCATCACATAAAGAGAAGCATCAGAATAATCTAAGATTTGAGTATCGGACTGACCAATTCCTGAAGTTTCTAAAATGATCAGATCAAAGTTTGCCGCTTTCAAAATTGAAACCGCATCCTTTACATATTTAGAGATCGATAAATTACTTTGACGAGTAGCTAATGAGCGCATATACACACGGTCATTGTTTATGGCATTCATTCTAATTCTATCTCCTAAAAGTGCTCCTCCTGTTTTTCTTTTGGACGGATCAACTGAGATGATTCCTATATTTTTATCTTTGAAATCAATTAAAAATCTACGAACTAATTCATCCACCAAAGAAGATTTACCGGCTCCACCAGTTCCTGTAATTCCTAAAACAGGTACTGACAAATCTTTAGCTTTTTCTCTAATCTTATCTAATTCAGCACTACTGTCTTCTGGGAAATTTTCTGCTGCAGAAATTAATCTCGCAATTGCTTTTACATCTTGCTTGTCAACTCGTCCAACTTCACCATTCAAATTCTGACCAGTAGGATAATCACTTTGCTTAACCAAATCATTGATCATACCTTGCAAGCCCATTTCTCTTCCATCATCTGGCGAGTAAATTCTGGAAATGCCGTAATCATGCAATTCTTTGATTTCTTCCGGAAGAATTACTCCCCCTCCTCCACCAAAGATTTTGATATGACCAGCGCCTTTTTCCTTCAGTAAATCGTGCATGTATTTGAAGTATTCTGTATGACCTCCTTGATAGGAAGTCATGGCAATGGCTTGTGCATCTTCTTGAATGGCAGTATTGACTACTTCTTCAACAGCGCGATCATGCCCAAGGTGAATTACTTCACACCCTGTCGATTGAATAATTCTTCTCATCACATTGATAGCTGCATCATGCCCATCGAAAAGGGAGGCAGCGGTTACTATGCGAACGTTATTTTTAGGTTTATAAGGAGCTACAGTTTGATGTGCAGACATATTTTTTAGTCGTTTAATTCCAATTACGAAATTACAACAATAAAGCTAAAGATTAAAGTCATTGCCAAACATTCGTTAGGATGAGATATTGTAAAAATTATATTTTATGATGTAGGGAATTAGGTTGTGGTTTTGTGGTGGTTTATATGATATTACGGTGTTTTGTTTGGTGTTTGGATTGAGATAAGGTCGCCCCTACGGGGCTTAGGGGTTCTGTTTTTGTTGATTTGTTACCGTAATTTAGCCCCAATGGGGCTATAGTTTGCAGTAAATTTACTTCTGTGACACTTACAAAAGGCTTTTGCTAACTAAAAACGACTTTGTAGTAGCTACTCTTTTAAGTCCCAGAGGGACGAACTTATGGTAAAGTAGTCCCTGCCAATGTACCTAAGCCCCGTAGGGGCGAACTTATAAATCCACTCGGAATAATAGAATTTGCAAATCCCATTCAAAATCGATCCTCTGCGAAAATTTCCATCCCTCCTATTTTTCTAGAAAACCCATTTTCCCTACATTTACAATCAAACTAGAAACCAAAACCCACACAAACTATGTCCCAACACAAACTAACTGAGGTTGCCAAGATTGCTGTTCGATACGTCAACACCACTAACCGACTGATTTTTCTAACTGGTAAAGCAGGAAGTGGCAAAACAACTCTTTTAAGATATATCATTAACAATACTTATAAAAATGTAGCGGTTGCTGCTCCTACTGGAATTGCTGCTATCAATGCAAAGGGTGTTACCCTTCACTCACTGTTACAGCTTCCTTTTGGTACTTTCATTCCTGAGGATAATGCAGTTGATTTCTCTCGAACCAGTGAGCAAATCAATACACCAAAAACCTTTCTTCAGCAATTCAAAATGTATGGCAATAAGCGTCAGATTATTCGCAATCTGGAATTATTGATTATAGACGAGGTCAGTATGTTGCGAGCCGACATACTGGATTGCATGGATCTGATTTTAAGAATGGTCAGAAAGAATCCTGAACCCTTTGGAGGCTTACAAATTATGTTCATTGGAGACTTGAACCAGCTCCCACCCGTAATTCGGCAGCATGAGTGGCAATATTTAAACAGGTACTATAAAACCGGATATTTCTTTGAGGCATTAGCCTTGCAGAAAACCGACATGGTTTATATAGAACTTGATAAAATCTTCCGCCAATCTGATCCTGAATTTACTTCTATACTCAATCGATTACGAGATAATCATTTATCTGAAACCGATATCGAAAAGCTTAACCAGCATTATGAAGAAGGTGTGGAAGAATCACCAAAAGAAGGCTACATCAATATCACTACTCATAATCGAAAAGCGGATTTAATTAACGAAAAAGCATTGAAATCGCTTGAAGCAGAAGAGAGAGGCTACAAAGCGGAAATCGAAGGCGACTTCCCTGAAAACATGTTCCCTATTCCTGAAAAACTGAATTTCAAGATTGGCGCTCAGGTAATGTTTATCAAAAATGACAATAGCGGAGAGGCAAGATATTTCAATGGGAAAATTGGTGAAATATCAGAGATGAATGAAGACACCATCAAGGTGAAACTCAAAAATCCGAAGGATGAGGTAATAGTCGAACGCTATGAATGGATGAACCAGCGCTACAGTTTGGATAAGTCCACTAATGAACTTCAGGAAAAATGGTTAGGAACTTTTAAACAGTTTCCATTGAAATTAGCTTGGGCCATTACAGTTCATAAATCTCAAGGCTTAACTTTTGAAAAAGCTATCCTAGATCTATCAGACAGTTTTGCCCCAGGACAAATGTATGTAGCGCTGTCAAGGCTGACAGGCTTGGAAGGCTTAATATTATCAAAACCCATTAGCAATATTCCTTTTGAATTGGACAAAAGCTTAAGGCAATTTGAGGATAATAAAAAGGATAACGATACTTTAAATCAAAAACTGGAATCAGATAGAAAGGCATTTGTTTTTAATACCATTCGGGAAACTTTTGATTTCCAAAGTTTAATGAAAGAGCTCAATATTCATTTAGGCAGTTTCAATAAGGCGGAAAATAGATCACTTAAACAGAAATATGCTGATTGGACTAGAGAGAAAAAAGAGCAATTAGAAGAAATCAATAAAGTTGGGCTTAAGTTTCAAAGTTCATTAGCCCATTACGAAGCCAAGGAAGAGTATTTGAGTGATTTAGCAGAGAGGGTCAACAGTGCGGAAGAATATTTCAAACCCAAGGTAAAGGATTTATATGATGCTTTTAAAGCACATTTGATCGACACTTCCAATCAAAGTAAAGTAAAGGCCTATCTAAAAGAACTGGAGAGCATTACGGAGCAATTGAAGTCAAAGCTTTTGCAAATTAGTAAAACGGCAATGTTAGTAACTGCAGCATCAGAAAACAGGATATTGTCTAAAAAAGACCTATATAAATCTTCTACCTTTGAAGAAGCCAAAATAGATTCTAAGGAAAAGAAAAAGAAAGTCAAAAAAGACAAAACACCCACTGCTGAAATTTCTTTCAAGCACTACAAAGAAGGTTTAAATATTGAAGAAATTGCCACTAAAAGAGAGCTAGTGCCTGGAACCATCCTGGGTCATCTGGCAAAGTACATAGAAAGTGGTGATATTGATGCTACCGATTTAATTGATGCTACCAAGCTTGATCAAATCTGTCAAGTGATGGCTCTGGCTGAAGTAAAAGGCAGTGCTGATGTAAAAGCCCGATTGGGTGACGAATTTACTTACAATGAAATTAAGATTGCCTGGGGCCATTTTAGACGGGAAAACCTAAAAGAAGCCACCTAAACACCCCAAAAGAGGACTTTAGAGCGTGCTTTTTATAGATAGAATTGATGGATATAGGGTGATGGTTGGGAATTGTCCGTAAAGCCATGTCAGTACCGAAGGTCGGACATTGATTCAAGCGATGGAAGTTAGAAGTATGAAGCTAGAATATAAAAAAAGAAATAAGGTCGTAATAAATGCAAATAAACTGTCGGGTAAATTGTTTACACCTAAAAAACGACAACTTGTAAACTTGCCAACATGTCAACTCAGCCAATCTTACTTTCTAAATAATCAATAACTTTACTTTTGTCCTCAGCTGAAAACCATCTGAATTCCGAATCTCTTTTAAACCAAGTCATTTGACGTTTGGCATATCTTCGACTATTTCTTTTGAGTAAGCGAACTGCCTCTTCCCTATCATATTTACCATCTAAAAATCCAAATATTTCAGAGTAGCCAACAGTTTGCAGCGCATTCAAATCTTTGTACTGATGCAGATTTTCTGCTTCTTCGAATAGACCTTCTGCAATCATCTGATCCATTCTCAAATTTATTCGACCATACAATTCTTCCCTGGGACGCTCCAGTCCTATCTTGATGATATTAAATGGACGCTCAACTTGCTTTTTTTGAGCTCTATAATAACTCATATTTTTCCCTGTGGATCGGTAAAGTTCCATTGCTCGAATAAGTCGCTGAGGGTTTTGCTTATCTACAATTCGAAAATATTCTGGATCAGATTCAAACACTTGCTTCTGCAAATATTCAATTCCATTATTTTCAAACTCAGCATTTAGGTTTTTTCTAATATCAGCTGGAATACTTGGCATGTCATCAATTCCTTCGCAAAGTGCTTTTACGTACAGACCAGAACCGCCCACAACCAAAACCACATCGTGCTTTTGAAATAAATCATCTAGAAGATTTAAAGCATCTTTCTCAAATTGACCTACATTGTATTCATCCTCAATACTATGGGAATTAATGAAATGATGTGGAACTCCATTCATCTCTGCACTAGTTGGCTTGGCAGTCCCAATTTTCATTTCTTTATAGAATTGTCGGGAGTCAGCTGAAATTATTTCAGTTTGAAACCGTTTTGCT
Protein-coding sequences here:
- the rlmF gene encoding 23S rRNA (adenine(1618)-N(6))-methyltransferase RlmF, giving the protein MPTPQKSSLHPNSPFNKRYDLESLAKTLPELEAFVFTNQYDSQTIDFADPKAVKALNKALLLQHYDLKYWDIPEGYLCPPIPGRADYLFQIDEFLTKKRKGVEVKGDLIRCLDIGTGASCIYPILGSQQFGWNFVASEIDPKAAASAEKIITENPKLEGKVEIRKQYKSSDIFKGIVKKHEYYDVSICNPPFHSSAEEAEKGTTRKLKNLKKFRKDKKPTLNFGGKSNELWTEGGELKFITNMAVQSKYHSHSVRWFTTLVSKSSNLKRIYDAIKQAGAKEIETIEMNHGNKTSRIVAWTFLHPLNNQK
- a CDS encoding GNAT family N-acetyltransferase, with product MKNLNLQIELVVNPSETVLELLYLSDPSKVHINSNLRSGSCYIAKVKSEIVGVIVLGNINSNTTEIKNIAVKESEQGKGIGKLLLRYAEDIIRKSGNKKLIIGTGNSSIGQLALYQKEGFEIESIKKDFFLRNYDEIIIENGIQCKHMIVLGKKL
- a CDS encoding methylmalonyl-CoA mutase family protein; amino-acid sequence: MSAHQTVAPYKPKNNVRIVTAASLFDGHDAAINVMRRIIQSTGCEVIHLGHDRAVEEVVNTAIQEDAQAIAMTSYQGGHTEYFKYMHDLLKEKGAGHIKIFGGGGGVILPEEIKELHDYGISRIYSPDDGREMGLQGMINDLVKQSDYPTGQNLNGEVGRVDKQDVKAIARLISAAENFPEDSSAELDKIREKAKDLSVPVLGITGTGGAGKSSLVDELVRRFLIDFKDKNIGIISVDPSKRKTGGALLGDRIRMNAINNDRVYMRSLATRQSNLSISKYVKDAVSILKAANFDLIILETSGIGQSDTQILDYSDASLYVMTPEYGAATQLEKIDMLDFADIIALNKFDKRGALDALRDVKKQYQRNHGLWESKVDDMPVYGTIASQFNDPGMNSLYKELMGKVAEKSGADLKSTFEITDEMSEKVFIIPPKRTRYLSEISENNRGYDEWVEQQAEVADKLYGYRKSIETLQDSDIEDKDRLIKGLEEAYANEELNFDPKNKLLIEEWKDKVQKYQDPVYSFKVRDKEIKIQTHTESLSHSQIPKVSLPKYKSWGDLLRWNLQENVPGEFPYTAGIYPFKREGEDPTRMFAGEGGPERTNKRFHYVSMDMPAKRLSTAFDSVTLYGNDPDYRPDIYGKIGNSGVSICCLDDAKKLYSGFDLAHAMTSVSMTINGPAPMLLGFFMNAAVDQQCEKYIKENGLETEVNKKIDKIFKDRGADRPQYRGDLPEGHNGLGLMLLGVTGDQVLPKDVYEKIKFETMAVVRGTVQADILKEDQAQNTCIFSTEFALRLMGDVQEYFIENQVRNFYSVSISGYHIAEAGANPITQLAFTLANGFTYVEYYLSRGMDINKFGPNLSFFFSNGIDPEYAVIGRVARRIWSKALKQKYGANSRAQMLKYHIQTSGRSLHAQEIDFNDIRTTLQALYAIYDNCNSLHTNAYDEAITTPTENSVRRAMAIQLIINKELGLAKNENPIQGSFIIEELTDLVEEAVLTEFDRITERGGVLGAMETMYQRGKIQEESLHYEMLKHTGEFPIIGVNTFLNSKGSPTVTPGEVIRATKEEKEYQIETLNLLNDRFEKEAKESLDRLQKAAIKNENLFAELMEATKFCSLGQITNAMFEVGGQYRRNM
- a CDS encoding helix-turn-helix domain-containing protein, whose translation is MSQHKLTEVAKIAVRYVNTTNRLIFLTGKAGSGKTTLLRYIINNTYKNVAVAAPTGIAAINAKGVTLHSLLQLPFGTFIPEDNAVDFSRTSEQINTPKTFLQQFKMYGNKRQIIRNLELLIIDEVSMLRADILDCMDLILRMVRKNPEPFGGLQIMFIGDLNQLPPVIRQHEWQYLNRYYKTGYFFEALALQKTDMVYIELDKIFRQSDPEFTSILNRLRDNHLSETDIEKLNQHYEEGVEESPKEGYINITTHNRKADLINEKALKSLEAEERGYKAEIEGDFPENMFPIPEKLNFKIGAQVMFIKNDNSGEARYFNGKIGEISEMNEDTIKVKLKNPKDEVIVERYEWMNQRYSLDKSTNELQEKWLGTFKQFPLKLAWAITVHKSQGLTFEKAILDLSDSFAPGQMYVALSRLTGLEGLILSKPISNIPFELDKSLRQFEDNKKDNDTLNQKLESDRKAFVFNTIRETFDFQSLMKELNIHLGSFNKAENRSLKQKYADWTREKKEQLEEINKVGLKFQSSLAHYEAKEEYLSDLAERVNSAEEYFKPKVKDLYDAFKAHLIDTSNQSKVKAYLKELESITEQLKSKLLQISKTAMLVTAASENRILSKKDLYKSSTFEEAKIDSKEKKKKVKKDKTPTAEISFKHYKEGLNIEEIATKRELVPGTILGHLAKYIESGDIDATDLIDATKLDQICQVMALAEVKGSADVKARLGDEFTYNEIKIAWGHFRRENLKEAT
- the miaA gene encoding tRNA (adenosine(37)-N6)-dimethylallyltransferase MiaA, whose translation is MSKISKTIVILAGPTAVGKTSLSIQLAKRFQTEIISADSRQFYKEMKIGTAKPTSAEMNGVPHHFINSHSIEDEYNVGQFEKDALNLLDDLFQKHDVVLVVGGSGLYVKALCEGIDDMPSIPADIRKNLNAEFENNGIEYLQKQVFESDPEYFRIVDKQNPQRLIRAMELYRSTGKNMSYYRAQKKQVERPFNIIKIGLERPREELYGRINLRMDQMIAEGLFEEAENLHQYKDLNALQTVGYSEIFGFLDGKYDREEAVRLLKRNSRRYAKRQMTWFKRDSEFRWFSAEDKSKVIDYLESKIG